One stretch of Cohnella algarum DNA includes these proteins:
- a CDS encoding CidA/LrgA family protein — MLGFGILLLFNLIGLGLKEGLDIPMPANLIGLILFTLALYAKLVKLEWVEAAAEFLTKHMMLFFIPFIVSAMALLPLLGKELLPIAASVLLGPAVVIAIAGFATARLRKKADREEAAS; from the coding sequence TTGCTCGGATTTGGGATATTGCTGCTCTTTAATTTGATTGGCCTGGGACTGAAAGAAGGGCTGGACATTCCGATGCCGGCCAACTTGATCGGCCTTATTTTGTTTACGCTGGCGCTTTACGCGAAGCTCGTCAAACTCGAATGGGTCGAGGCTGCCGCGGAATTTTTGACGAAGCATATGATGCTGTTTTTTATTCCGTTTATCGTCAGCGCCATGGCGCTGCTGCCGCTGCTGGGCAAGGAGCTGCTTCCGATCGCGGCAAGCGTGCTGCTCGGTCCCGCCGTCGTCATCGCCATTGCCGGCTTCGCGACGGCGCGGCTGCGCAAAAAGGCGGACCGGGAGGAGGCCGCTTCATGA
- a CDS encoding LrgB family protein, producing MRPEWLGQPLFGVALSVVFYSLSLIAGKRFAWLHPLFVSSGGIILFLVLTDIPYEVYEAGGEIVTFFLGPATVALGVPLYKYRKRIRAEWVAVLGGITAGALVSIVSTGGLLWALGASRETILSAMPKSVSSPIALELARLTGGSPELSATLTVLTGLAGSMMGISLLRLLRIRGDLPIGVAIGTAAHGIGTSRLLRQSEAQGSYSGFAMAMNGIVTGLLYIPIVWWLDRV from the coding sequence ATGAGGCCGGAGTGGCTCGGGCAGCCGCTGTTCGGCGTCGCGCTCAGCGTCGTTTTTTACAGCCTTAGCTTGATCGCGGGCAAACGGTTCGCGTGGCTGCATCCGCTGTTCGTCAGCTCCGGCGGCATCATCTTGTTTCTCGTGCTGACGGACATCCCGTACGAGGTTTACGAAGCGGGCGGAGAAATCGTTACGTTTTTCCTCGGTCCCGCCACGGTTGCCCTGGGCGTGCCGCTATACAAATACCGGAAGCGCATCCGGGCGGAATGGGTCGCGGTGCTGGGCGGCATTACGGCCGGAGCGCTGGTGTCGATCGTCTCGACGGGGGGATTGCTGTGGGCGCTCGGCGCCTCCCGCGAGACGATCTTGTCCGCCATGCCGAAATCGGTCAGCTCCCCGATCGCGCTCGAGCTGGCAAGGCTGACCGGCGGATCGCCGGAGCTCAGCGCGACGTTGACCGTGTTGACGGGGCTGGCCGGCAGCATGATGGGCATTTCCTTGCTCCGGCTGCTGCGGATTCGCGGCGACCTGCCGATCGGCGTCGCGATCGGGACGGCGGCACACGGCATCGGCACGTCCAGGCTGCTCCGCCAGTCCGAGGCCCAGGGCAGCTACAGCGGGTTCGCGATGGCGATGAACGGAATCGTTACCGGCCTGCTGTATATTCCGATCGTATGGTGGCTTGACCGGGTATAG
- a CDS encoding 5-methyltetrahydropteroyltriglutamate--homocysteine S-methyltransferase: MSTTFEQAKRRTETPFRHDIVGSFLRPEALKEARRKFRDGEISSAELKAVEDREIARLVGKQKEAGLRAVTDGEFRRSWWHLDFMWELDGVEKAVADKGYPFQGAETRAETARLNGKIGFTRHSFVGHFKFLKEIAGEDVVARQTIPAPAQLLAELQRPENQASTEAIYGDAGELVSDIAKAYKAAILAFYEAGCRSLQLDDCTWGMLVDQGYRDGLRRQGIDPADVAELFARVNREAVAGLPADLIVATHVCRGNYHSTWASSGGYEPIAETLFGIDGVSAYYLEFDTDRAGDFAPLRFVKEDRQVVLGLHSSKFGELEDKEAIVGRIREATKYVDLDRICLSPQCGFASTEEGNVLTEEQQWRKLRFIKEIADEIWSRS; this comes from the coding sequence ATGAGCACGACGTTCGAACAAGCCAAGCGAAGAACGGAAACGCCTTTCCGCCATGATATCGTAGGCAGTTTTCTTCGGCCGGAGGCGCTGAAGGAAGCGCGCAGAAAGTTTCGGGACGGCGAAATCTCGTCCGCCGAATTGAAAGCGGTCGAAGACCGGGAAATCGCCAGGCTGGTCGGAAAGCAGAAGGAGGCCGGGCTGCGGGCCGTCACGGACGGCGAGTTCAGACGGTCTTGGTGGCACCTCGATTTTATGTGGGAGCTTGACGGGGTGGAGAAGGCGGTCGCCGATAAAGGTTACCCGTTCCAAGGGGCGGAGACGAGGGCCGAAACCGCGCGGCTGAACGGCAAAATCGGATTTACCCGCCACTCCTTCGTCGGCCATTTCAAGTTTTTGAAGGAGATTGCCGGTGAGGATGTCGTTGCGCGGCAGACCATTCCGGCGCCCGCGCAGCTTCTGGCGGAGCTGCAGCGTCCGGAAAACCAAGCGAGCACGGAGGCGATTTACGGCGATGCGGGAGAGCTGGTCTCCGATATCGCCAAAGCGTACAAGGCGGCGATTTTGGCCTTCTACGAAGCCGGCTGCCGCAGCCTGCAGCTGGACGACTGCACGTGGGGGATGCTGGTCGATCAAGGCTACCGGGATGGGCTTCGGCGGCAGGGAATCGACCCCGCGGACGTCGCAGAGCTGTTCGCCCGCGTCAACCGCGAAGCGGTCGCCGGGCTGCCCGCCGACCTGATCGTCGCGACGCACGTATGCCGCGGCAATTACCACTCGACCTGGGCTTCCTCGGGCGGCTATGAGCCGATCGCGGAAACGCTGTTCGGCATCGACGGCGTTAGCGCGTACTACCTGGAATTCGATACGGACCGCGCCGGAGACTTTGCGCCTCTGCGGTTCGTCAAGGAAGACCGCCAGGTCGTGCTCGGCCTGCATTCGTCCAAGTTCGGAGAACTGGAGGACAAGGAGGCCATCGTCGGCCGGATTCGGGAAGCGACGAAATACGTGGACCTCGATCGCATTTGCTTAAGCCCGCAGTGCGGGTTCGCTTCCACCGAGGAAGGGAATGTTTTGACGGAAGAGCAGCAGTGGCGAAAGCTGCGCTTCATCAAGGAAATCGCGGACGAAATCTGGTCGCGGTCCTGA
- a CDS encoding MFS transporter, whose translation MKRFANPPWVHARYGLIRALLFGSALSILSSLYMTVPLVPVFAQQFNVSPDKASLAGSAFSLFFAAGCLIYGPISDRLGRKRVIVAGLSVLALATLGGAFVTGFGGLIFFRCLQGAAAAAFSPVALTYAGEVFPPDKRITAIGFISSGFLMAGIFGQVWASSLVELWSWRGVFGALSAVYLFAALLLVVWLPPAPAQANAAKRKPDGSSLKTVLANPDLRLCYGIAVLLLLCFVGMYSALGSFLREPPFSLGDRQILGVRSVGIAGMALSFFAGRMCGRWGTLPVLRTGLLLAVAGMLTMGFAKDLYAYVAMSVVFVSGIAVVVPSLISLVGEIGGRNRATATSLYTFVLFVGASIGPVLTAALLETGPEFLPFLAFAGLLALGLSASFFIRMTRKS comes from the coding sequence ATGAAACGTTTTGCCAACCCGCCCTGGGTTCACGCTCGTTACGGGCTCATTCGCGCTTTATTGTTCGGATCCGCGCTGTCGATTCTTTCATCCTTGTATATGACCGTCCCGCTTGTTCCCGTATTTGCGCAACAGTTTAACGTCTCCCCGGACAAGGCCTCCCTGGCCGGAAGCGCCTTTTCGCTTTTTTTTGCCGCGGGCTGCCTGATTTACGGGCCGATTTCGGATCGCCTCGGGCGAAAACGGGTCATCGTCGCCGGGCTTTCCGTCCTTGCGCTGGCCACGCTGGGCGGCGCTTTCGTTACCGGATTCGGGGGGCTGATTTTTTTCCGGTGCCTGCAAGGCGCCGCGGCGGCCGCGTTTTCTCCCGTCGCGCTTACGTACGCGGGCGAAGTTTTTCCGCCCGACAAACGCATTACCGCGATCGGCTTTATCAGTTCGGGGTTTCTGATGGCGGGGATATTCGGCCAGGTGTGGGCGAGCTCGCTAGTGGAGCTGTGGAGCTGGCGCGGCGTATTCGGCGCCCTTTCGGCCGTTTATTTGTTCGCCGCGCTTCTGCTCGTCGTATGGCTGCCTCCCGCGCCCGCGCAGGCGAACGCGGCCAAACGCAAACCGGACGGCTCTTCCTTAAAAACCGTCCTGGCCAATCCGGACTTGCGGCTGTGCTACGGCATCGCCGTGCTGCTGCTTCTGTGCTTCGTTGGCATGTACAGCGCGCTCGGCTCTTTTCTCCGGGAGCCGCCTTTTTCGCTTGGCGATCGTCAAATCCTCGGCGTCCGTTCCGTCGGCATCGCCGGCATGGCGCTTTCTTTTTTCGCGGGGCGAATGTGCGGACGATGGGGCACGCTGCCGGTGCTCCGAACGGGACTGCTGCTGGCGGTCGCGGGTATGCTGACGATGGGCTTCGCGAAGGATTTGTATGCCTACGTCGCGATGAGCGTCGTTTTCGTGTCGGGCATCGCGGTCGTCGTCCCCTCCCTCATCTCCCTGGTCGGGGAAATCGGCGGCCGGAACCGGGCGACGGCCACTTCCTTGTACACCTTCGTCTTGTTCGTCGGCGCCAGCATCGGCCCGGTTTTGACGGCCGCCCTGCTCGAAACGGGGCCCGAATTTCTGCCCTTTCTCGCATTTGCAGGCCTTCTTGCGCTGGGGCTCTCCGCTTCCTTTTTCATTCGAATGACGCGGAAATCTTGA
- a CDS encoding FadR/GntR family transcriptional regulator: MTITAPAGFKAIPRRKLVDEVLDQLQSIIHSGRYKSGDKLPPEPELMKLLAVGRSTVREAVKILMHAGVLEVRQGDGTYIRASAPSLINVRQTLVPGNYAQILEVRRILEIEISGLAAIRRTEEDLAFMRSCLDRRNVALEKGQYAEYVEADIAFHMAVSQAAHNEVLAEMYKAIAESLKEMLSQLILDTRRYEDNTAYHEEIYAAIAAGDGDAAKNGAIRNLDAVMRNPSFL; this comes from the coding sequence TTGACGATAACGGCTCCTGCAGGTTTTAAAGCCATTCCCCGGAGAAAGCTTGTCGACGAAGTATTGGATCAATTGCAATCGATTATCCATTCCGGCCGGTACAAGAGCGGCGATAAGCTTCCGCCCGAACCCGAACTGATGAAGCTGCTGGCCGTCGGAAGATCGACGGTGCGCGAAGCGGTCAAAATTCTTATGCATGCGGGAGTGCTCGAGGTTCGGCAGGGCGACGGGACGTATATTCGCGCCTCCGCTCCGTCCCTGATCAACGTGAGACAAACGCTCGTTCCCGGAAACTACGCGCAAATCCTGGAGGTTCGCCGGATTTTGGAAATCGAAATCTCGGGCCTGGCGGCGATTCGGAGGACGGAAGAGGATCTCGCGTTCATGCGGTCATGCCTGGACCGGCGAAACGTCGCGCTGGAAAAAGGACAGTACGCGGAGTACGTCGAGGCGGATATCGCCTTCCACATGGCCGTCTCCCAAGCGGCGCATAACGAAGTTTTGGCGGAAATGTACAAAGCGATCGCCGAAAGCCTGAAGGAAATGCTGAGCCAGCTGATTTTGGATACGCGGCGATACGAAGACAACACGGCTTACCACGAAGAAATATACGCGGCCATTGCAGCGGGGGACGGCGACGCTGCGAAAAACGGCGCAATCCGGAACCTGGACGCGGTCATGCGAAACCCGTCTTTTCTTTAA
- a CDS encoding uracil-xanthine permease family protein, whose product MNHDHDRPDEQALQVGIEEKLSLGANLTYGFQHLLALTGIFLFPVLIGQAMGLDTGTIGYMIQACFLTTGIVTILQSGRMLKLPVVQGPTAAFFVAVMSAGASVGLGTAFGSMAVAGLIFMLLSIPIRKFGLIGHVNKFISPPIVYGTLLVIIGAQLADIGLKNWFGSADVGINFAASIVTVVCVLALMVFGGKTILRRGALLWGIALGTVFYLIFGSSDFSAVASARWISLPEIFPFGFGVSVPVVILMLLAFLQASAEAVGMYTLLTKWGKQKLDAERVNRGLFGEFFGCTLGAVFGGLGTTSYPENIGIVRVSGIGSRFVTMTAGIMAVILGLIPKVGLFIASLPSPVLSAASTVLFGIIAISGIQMVSKVVWDELNLVVAGSSFIISLGTMYLPEELTADLPLAIQSIVTQPMLVGVVMLIVLNTVVNIWIRPRLERRARDAQGPAPAAEA is encoded by the coding sequence ATGAACCACGATCACGACCGCCCGGACGAACAGGCGCTGCAGGTGGGTATCGAAGAAAAGCTGTCGCTTGGCGCCAATCTGACCTACGGATTTCAGCATTTGCTGGCGTTGACGGGCATTTTCCTGTTTCCGGTCCTGATCGGCCAAGCGATGGGGCTCGACACGGGTACGATCGGCTATATGATTCAGGCGTGCTTCCTGACCACGGGCATCGTCACGATTTTGCAATCCGGGAGGATGCTGAAGCTTCCGGTCGTTCAGGGGCCGACGGCGGCTTTTTTCGTTGCCGTTATGTCCGCCGGCGCAAGCGTGGGGCTGGGCACGGCTTTCGGCTCGATGGCCGTCGCCGGCTTGATCTTTATGCTTCTGTCCATTCCGATTCGCAAGTTCGGCCTGATCGGCCATGTGAACAAATTCATTTCTCCCCCGATCGTTTACGGGACGCTGCTCGTCATTATCGGGGCGCAGTTGGCCGACATCGGGCTGAAAAACTGGTTCGGCAGCGCCGACGTCGGCATCAATTTCGCCGCATCCATCGTAACGGTCGTTTGCGTGCTCGCGCTGATGGTGTTCGGCGGAAAAACGATTCTCCGGCGCGGCGCCCTGCTCTGGGGGATCGCGCTTGGAACGGTATTTTACCTCATATTCGGCAGTTCGGACTTTTCCGCGGTGGCTTCGGCCCGATGGATCAGTCTGCCGGAAATTTTCCCGTTCGGCTTCGGCGTTTCCGTTCCGGTCGTCATTTTGATGCTGCTCGCGTTTTTGCAAGCTTCCGCTGAAGCGGTCGGCATGTACACGCTGCTGACGAAATGGGGCAAGCAAAAGCTCGATGCCGAACGCGTCAATCGCGGCCTGTTCGGCGAATTTTTCGGCTGTACGCTGGGCGCCGTATTCGGAGGACTCGGCACGACATCCTATCCCGAGAACATTGGCATCGTGCGCGTGTCCGGAATCGGCAGCCGGTTCGTCACGATGACGGCGGGCATTATGGCGGTCATCCTGGGACTCATTCCGAAGGTCGGGCTGTTTATCGCCTCGCTGCCAAGCCCGGTTTTGTCGGCGGCGTCCACGGTGTTATTCGGGATTATCGCCATCAGCGGCATTCAAATGGTGAGCAAAGTCGTATGGGACGAGCTGAATCTGGTCGTGGCGGGCTCCTCGTTCATCATTTCGCTCGGCACGATGTACTTGCCCGAGGAATTGACCGCCGATTTGCCGCTGGCAATTCAGAGCATCGTCACGCAGCCGATGCTGGTCGGCGTCGTTATGCTGATCGTGCTGAACACGGTCGTCAACATCTGGATCCGGCCGAGACTCGAACGCCGAGCTCGGGACGCGCAAGGCCCGGCCCCGGCGGCGGAAGCTTGA
- a CDS encoding isochorismatase family protein — protein MSIKNKVKWDIDPKRTAVIVVDMQNVFCKPDGALYVPRAEGIIGNVKRLTTTARSAGMPVIYLRHIVRGDGSDSGRMKDMYPNTDEILKRGTHGVEIIDELAPEPQDIIVDKLFYSGFHDTDLDTILRVHDVNTIIICGTVTNVCCETTVRDGAHREYKVIFLSDANAPMDYPDMGWGELSAEEIQRVTLTVIAYEFGQVSPTADIVAEIEAKSAAMSSAAGRQA, from the coding sequence ATGAGCATCAAAAACAAAGTGAAGTGGGATATCGACCCGAAAAGGACGGCCGTCATCGTCGTCGATATGCAAAACGTGTTTTGCAAACCGGACGGGGCGCTTTACGTTCCGCGGGCCGAGGGGATTATCGGCAACGTCAAGCGATTGACGACGACGGCGAGAAGCGCCGGGATGCCCGTCATTTACCTTCGCCATATCGTGCGCGGGGACGGCAGCGACAGCGGCAGGATGAAGGACATGTACCCGAACACGGACGAAATCTTGAAGCGGGGGACGCACGGCGTGGAAATTATCGACGAGTTGGCGCCGGAGCCGCAGGACATTATCGTCGACAAGCTGTTTTACAGCGGGTTTCACGATACGGATCTGGACACGATTCTTCGGGTGCATGACGTCAATACGATTATCATTTGCGGCACGGTGACCAACGTTTGCTGCGAAACGACGGTCAGGGACGGCGCCCACCGCGAGTACAAGGTCATCTTTCTCAGCGACGCGAACGCGCCGATGGATTACCCGGACATGGGGTGGGGGGAACTATCCGCCGAAGAAATTCAGCGCGTGACGCTGACCGTCATCGCGTACGAATTCGGCCAGGTCTCGCCGACCGCCGACATTGTCGCGGAGATCGAAGCCAAATCGGCCGCCATGTCCTCGGCTGCAGGGCGGCAAGCGTAA
- a CDS encoding PadR family transcriptional regulator, whose amino-acid sequence MYELFVLGQLMTGDKHGYLLQESLKRAIGPFRRISSGTLYPLLGRMADQGWIRLRIEEEQEGDVPAKSTA is encoded by the coding sequence ATGTACGAATTGTTTGTGTTGGGCCAGTTGATGACGGGAGACAAGCATGGCTATTTGCTTCAGGAAAGCTTGAAGCGGGCGATCGGGCCGTTTCGCCGGATCAGCTCGGGAACGCTGTACCCCCTGCTGGGGCGAATGGCGGACCAGGGCTGGATCCGCCTGCGGATCGAAGAGGAGCAGGAGGGGGACGTCCCCGCAAAATCTACGGCCTGA
- a CDS encoding MFS transporter has translation MERLWTKSFVGLSAAMLFLFTGFYFLLPTLPLYLQELGGSESQIGLATGAFTLAAVLFRPFAGGLMDRFGRRPFMLWGLAFFILFMCLYDWIGGIFMLVVLRFLHGASWAFSTTAVSTSITDIVPPARRGEGMGWFGMAMTAAMAVGPLIGLSIVESLSFSELFRFAAGFAAVALLLAFAVRIPFRPAAGNRKMVVAEKSVLPVAAAVFFLTVSYGGITTFLPLFSETIGVNSGTFFLVYAIALALTRPVAGKLSDSRGEAAVILPALAITALALLNLSFASGLPGVIVSAVLYAVGFGSAHSALQAANLRLANPQRLGAANATFFTAFDLGIGLGSIVLGLVSQLAGYEVLFAVCAGSTGLAAVMFGVFAKRPLQRRRAEDALREPAGKVL, from the coding sequence ATGGAACGTCTATGGACGAAATCGTTTGTCGGCTTGAGCGCGGCCATGCTGTTTTTGTTCACGGGGTTTTACTTTTTGCTGCCGACGCTGCCGCTTTATTTGCAGGAGCTGGGAGGCAGCGAATCGCAGATCGGACTCGCGACCGGCGCGTTTACGCTGGCCGCCGTCCTGTTTCGCCCGTTCGCCGGCGGGCTGATGGACCGGTTCGGGAGAAGGCCGTTTATGCTGTGGGGCCTTGCCTTTTTCATTTTGTTTATGTGCTTGTACGACTGGATCGGCGGCATTTTCATGCTCGTGGTCCTGCGTTTTTTGCACGGGGCGAGCTGGGCGTTTTCCACGACGGCCGTCTCGACGTCCATTACGGACATCGTTCCTCCCGCCCGCCGCGGCGAGGGCATGGGTTGGTTCGGAATGGCGATGACCGCGGCGATGGCGGTCGGGCCGCTCATCGGTCTGTCGATCGTGGAGAGCCTTTCCTTTTCCGAGCTGTTTCGGTTCGCGGCGGGATTCGCGGCCGTCGCCCTCCTGCTCGCCTTTGCCGTGCGCATTCCGTTCCGGCCCGCCGCGGGGAACCGCAAAATGGTCGTCGCGGAAAAGTCGGTTTTGCCCGTAGCGGCCGCCGTCTTTTTTCTGACTGTGTCGTACGGGGGGATCACCACTTTTCTTCCGCTCTTTTCCGAAACGATCGGCGTCAACTCCGGCACGTTTTTCCTCGTGTACGCGATCGCGTTGGCTTTGACCCGTCCCGTGGCCGGCAAACTGTCCGATTCGCGCGGCGAAGCGGCCGTCATCCTTCCCGCGCTCGCGATTACGGCGCTGGCTCTGCTTAATCTTAGCTTCGCGAGCGGTCTGCCGGGCGTCATCGTCTCGGCCGTGCTCTATGCCGTCGGTTTCGGCTCGGCCCATTCGGCGCTGCAGGCGGCGAACTTGCGGCTCGCGAATCCGCAGCGGCTGGGAGCCGCCAACGCGACTTTTTTTACCGCGTTCGACTTGGGGATCGGGCTCGGCTCCATCGTTCTCGGTCTGGTGTCGCAGCTTGCCGGGTACGAGGTTTTGTTTGCCGTTTGCGCCGGGTCGACGGGTTTGGCCGCCGTGATGTTCGGCGTTTTTGCGAAACGGCCGCTGCAGCGGCGCAGGGCGGAGGACGCCTTGCGGGAACCGGCCGGCAAAGTGCTATAA
- a CDS encoding helix-turn-helix domain-containing protein, whose amino-acid sequence MLPKEGALPIERYPEIDEVVAYIHRHLDEPLTLDRLARYAAYSPYHFTRVFKERIGLSPQYYVSALRLQKAKELLLHTNMKVRDIAMEIGQNSLGTFTTRFTERIGVTPADFRNSAHQANRHLLELRDLRNFGDPGDFRRQEPSFGVSRLPAGCGQVEGTITAEAPFEGVVLIGLFAKPIPEGIPLHGTLTRLPSPATFRFENVEPGTYYLLATSVSWSMQANDMLLPQATLRTRSRQPIVVGPCSPFHNLEVRLYPPRLDDPPILISLPLLMKRFLHRAEQAAR is encoded by the coding sequence ATGCTGCCGAAGGAAGGTGCGTTGCCGATCGAACGCTATCCGGAAATCGACGAGGTCGTCGCTTACATTCACCGCCATTTGGACGAGCCGCTCACGTTGGACAGGCTGGCTCGCTACGCCGCCTACAGCCCGTACCATTTTACCCGCGTCTTCAAGGAAAGGATCGGTCTCTCGCCGCAATACTATGTCTCCGCCCTCCGCTTGCAGAAGGCGAAGGAACTGCTGCTGCACACGAATATGAAAGTGCGGGATATCGCGATGGAAATCGGGCAAAACAGCCTGGGCACGTTCACGACCCGGTTCACCGAACGAATCGGCGTTACGCCTGCGGATTTCCGGAACTCGGCCCACCAGGCGAACCGCCACTTGCTGGAGCTGCGGGATTTGCGGAATTTTGGGGATCCGGGGGACTTTCGACGGCAGGAGCCTTCGTTCGGGGTGTCCCGCTTGCCGGCCGGCTGCGGTCAAGTCGAAGGAACGATAACGGCGGAAGCGCCGTTCGAGGGGGTCGTGCTGATCGGACTGTTCGCAAAGCCGATTCCCGAAGGCATTCCGCTGCACGGTACGCTTACGAGGCTGCCGTCCCCGGCCACGTTCCGCTTTGAGAACGTCGAACCGGGCACGTATTACTTATTGGCGACGTCGGTTTCCTGGAGCATGCAAGCCAACGACATGCTGCTGCCGCAGGCCACGTTGCGCACCCGCTCCCGGCAGCCGATCGTCGTCGGGCCTTGCTCGCCCTTCCACAACCTGGAGGTGCGGTTGTATCCCCCGCGTCTGGACGATCCGCCGATCCTGATTTCCCTGCCGCTGTTGATGAAGCGCTTCCTTCATCGGGCGGAGCAGGCGGCCCGCTAA
- a CDS encoding FAD-dependent oxidoreductase, protein MKHEIVQSDITVVGGGLAGVCAAIAAARQGRTVALVQNRPVLGGNSSSEVRVWVCGATAHGTNRYARETGIMGELFVENQYRNPEGNPYFWDLVVLEAVKAEPNIRLFLNTDVHEAEAGEEEGQRVIRSVTGWMMGSERRIRFESRMFLDCTGDGLVGFLAGAEFRLGREARSEYGEEWAPEVADDITLGSTLLFYTKDTGKPVRYVPPSFAKDIATTSIPLKRVIRSGDNGCHYWWIEWGGELDTVHENERIRDELWSVIYGIWDYIKNSGKFDAETMTLEWVGSLPGKREYRRFVGDYVLNQNDILAQRPFDDRIAFGGWSIDLHPPQGMYATESGSKHLHADGIYHIPFGSLYSRNVENLLFAGRNVSASHVAFGSTRVMATCAVMGEAAGAGAALCVGKGVTPRELRERHMRELQQTMLKSDASIIGLRNEDEADLARRASVSASSAMTRIRVDRAETAYPLAADVGILFPVDGPIGKLELLAEADEDTVLRAELWDTGRPENYVPKTKREECEVKVAAGERAWVTLPLSGGAFESPANAFLIVRANGRVRLFDSLEPVTGVLAFERGAKPVVSSDLEDHQPDQPVIEWSMRGRARRPFCFAADSGAYGPDKAIDGFARPYGGPHMWVSEPLAEGRAEWLELAWESPVHAAEIHLTFNDDVNEDLINLHHHETPFPIIPELARRYRLEVPDGAGWRTIAEASGNRKRKRVHRLDQAVAADRLRLVVEETNGGPRAELVEIRVYGD, encoded by the coding sequence ATGAAACATGAAATCGTGCAATCGGACATTACGGTTGTCGGAGGCGGATTGGCGGGCGTCTGCGCGGCCATCGCCGCGGCGAGACAGGGGAGAACGGTAGCGCTCGTGCAAAACCGGCCGGTGCTCGGAGGCAACTCCAGCAGCGAGGTGAGGGTGTGGGTATGCGGCGCCACGGCTCACGGCACGAACCGGTACGCCAGGGAAACGGGAATCATGGGCGAGCTGTTCGTCGAAAATCAGTACCGGAATCCGGAGGGAAATCCGTATTTCTGGGATCTTGTCGTTCTGGAAGCGGTAAAAGCCGAACCGAACATCCGGCTGTTTCTCAATACCGACGTTCATGAAGCGGAGGCGGGGGAAGAGGAGGGCCAGCGCGTCATCCGGTCCGTAACGGGCTGGATGATGGGCTCCGAGCGGCGCATCCGGTTCGAGAGCCGGATGTTTCTCGATTGCACCGGCGACGGGCTTGTCGGGTTTTTGGCCGGAGCGGAGTTCCGGCTCGGCCGCGAAGCCCGCAGCGAGTACGGCGAGGAGTGGGCGCCGGAAGTCGCGGACGACATTACGCTCGGCAGCACGCTTCTGTTTTATACGAAGGATACGGGCAAGCCGGTCCGCTATGTCCCGCCGTCGTTCGCGAAAGATATCGCGACGACGTCGATTCCGTTGAAGCGCGTCATCCGCAGCGGAGACAACGGCTGCCATTACTGGTGGATCGAATGGGGCGGGGAGCTCGATACCGTTCATGAAAACGAGCGCATCCGCGACGAGCTGTGGTCGGTCATTTACGGCATTTGGGATTACATCAAAAATTCCGGAAAATTCGACGCCGAAACGATGACGCTCGAATGGGTCGGCTCGCTGCCGGGCAAGCGCGAATACCGCCGCTTCGTCGGGGACTACGTGCTGAACCAGAACGACATTCTCGCGCAGCGGCCGTTCGACGATCGCATCGCGTTCGGGGGCTGGTCGATCGACCTGCATCCGCCGCAAGGAATGTACGCGACGGAGAGCGGATCGAAGCATCTGCACGCGGATGGCATTTATCACATTCCGTTCGGCTCGCTCTATTCGCGAAACGTCGAAAATCTGCTGTTCGCGGGGAGGAACGTCAGCGCTTCTCACGTCGCGTTCGGCTCGACGCGGGTGATGGCGACGTGCGCGGTAATGGGCGAAGCGGCCGGCGCCGGCGCCGCGCTGTGCGTCGGCAAAGGCGTCACGCCGCGCGAGCTGCGGGAGCGGCACATGCGGGAGCTGCAGCAGACGATGCTGAAAAGCGACGCCTCGATTATCGGCCTCCGCAACGAGGACGAGGCCGATCTTGCGCGGAGGGCTTCCGTCAGCGCTTCGAGCGCGATGACGCGCATCCGGGTCGATCGGGCCGAAACCGCCTATCCGCTTGCAGCGGACGTCGGCATTCTGTTTCCGGTCGACGGGCCGATCGGCAAGCTCGAGCTGCTCGCGGAGGCGGACGAGGACACCGTGCTGCGGGCGGAGCTGTGGGATACGGGCAGGCCGGAAAACTACGTGCCGAAGACGAAGCGGGAGGAGTGCGAGGTGAAGGTAGCCGCGGGCGAGCGCGCCTGGGTAACGCTGCCGCTTTCGGGCGGCGCGTTCGAATCGCCCGCCAACGCGTTCCTGATCGTCCGCGCCAACGGGCGTGTCCGCCTGTTCGATTCGCTCGAACCGGTAACCGGCGTGCTCGCGTTCGAAAGGGGGGCGAAGCCGGTCGTCTCCTCCGATCTGGAGGATCACCAGCCGGATCAGCCGGTGATCGAATGGTCGATGCGGGGGCGAGCAAGGCGCCCGTTCTGCTTCGCCGCCGATTCCGGCGCGTACGGCCCGGACAAGGCGATCGACGGCTTCGCCCGTCCTTACGGCGGCCCGCACATGTGGGTGTCCGAGCCGCTGGCCGAAGGACGCGCCGAATGGCTCGAACTGGCCTGGGAGTCGCCCGTTCATGCGGCGGAAATCCATTTGACGTTCAACGACGACGTCAACGAGGACTTGATCAATCTTCACCACCACGAAACGCCGTTCCCGATCATCCCCGAGCTGGCGCGCCGGTATCGGCTGGAGGTTCCCGACGGCGCGGGCTGGAGAACGATCGCCGAAGCATCCGGCAACCGGAAGCGCAAGCGCGTGCACAGGCTGGATCAAGCCGTCGCGGCCGACCGCCTGCGCCTCGTCGTCGAGGAGACGAACGGCGGCCCGCGTGCGGAGCTCGTCGAAATAAGGGTCTATGGCGATTGA